The sequence TCAAGTTTGGATTTTTATCACAACGTACAGTATTTTGCTCTGGGCACTGGGGCTGGGGTTGGGTATGGCAATGCTCTGGGTGGCGGCTACCTTTGAAACCCGACGTACCCAGGTCATGGCACTGATGCAGACCTTTTTTCAGAGGGAATTGGCAAGGTGGGAGTGATCGGGGTAATCGGGATGTCCATTGTAACCATTACCAGGATAGTATTCTCCTAGAATTAATTAAAATGAACCAAGCTAAACAAAGTTCGGTTTCTCCCACTGTAGTTGATGCTGGGGTTTGTTAACGTGATCTTAGGTTGTTATTCATACTTTTGCCTATGCTTGGAGCAAATGAACTAGAGACCAACCATCTTTGGGAATATGTTCAATCCCTGTCCCCGGAGGTCGTGGAACAATTGTCCCTGCCCACCAGCCCGGAAGCCCGTCAGGTGATGGAACGGAACATTTTGGGGCTATTGGGGCATCTGCCTGCGGAACATTTCCGGGTGCAAATTACCGTAGATCGGGAGCATTTGGGGCGGTTGCTGGCTTCAGCGATGGTGAGTGGTTATTTCCTGCGGAACGTGGAACAGCGCTATGCCCTCGACAACTATTATCGTTCCCTTCAGGATTCCAACCCCTCCTGACCAAATTCCTGTAGTGCCCGCACCAATTCCCCGTAGGCATCCGGTGACATCCGTTCTGCCAGCAGGGTGAGCAGAGGTCGAAAAGCGGGTTGGGGTGGAGCCAGAGCCTTGCGCCCCAACTCACTAATCAGTTGTACCAGCTGGGTGACATCCCCCAGACTCCAATTCATCGGTTCAATAATGACGGTCTTGCCATCCCTAACCGTGCGTTGGCGGGTGACAGGCAGGCTCAAAATGGTATCCACTTTTCTTTGTAATGCCCGCACGTAGTCCCACTCGGTTTCCCGCCACTGTTCCTGCCGTTGCCGCCAAACGTCCTGCTGGTGCTGTTGCTGGTTATTGTAATGCTGTTGCCATAACATCGCTAAATACTGATCCCAGGCGGCGGCACGTTCGACCCACTGCCAGCGGTTGAGCCATTTGGACAACTGTGCGAGGGGATAATTCTGACACAGGGGTTCCAAGCGGCGCTGGGCACCCATTTCCCGATAGCGGCAAAACATTTGGTATGCCCGTTGGGGTTCCCGGGGTTGCCGCTCCCAAGCCGGTTCGTGCAGGAGTAACACCATAGCTCTAGTGTAAACCAGAACTTTTCTCCGTTCCAATGGTACTTTTACTCAGGGGTGGGAAGGGTTTGTAGAAATTGCACAACAGCTTGGGCTTCGGAGGCTGTCAATTGGTAGCGGGATTCTTTAGAAAATTGGGTTTGTAAATAACTCCGTCCTTCGGTAATGGTCCATCCTACCCGTTGCATTTCCTGTCCAATGATTTCAATTTCGGGGAGTAGTTCAATGACTCCAGCAACCAAGCGATAACACATCGGTTCTGGATCATTTTCCCCTTGCCAAGGTTGACCAAAACTCATAGATAACAAGCAATGATTACTAATCGATTGCCCCTGGTTTAATTTATTAATCGTGATTGGGTCGGTAACGCTAAAACCTATTTTTTCGGAATCATAAATATCATCTAAAATAAATACTTTACACTTACCATATTGATTCCGTTCCCATCGTAATTGTTTGGCTTCAATAAGTTGCAACGTCTGAGCGGGTTTAATTTTATTCAAATAAGCAGAAGGAATTTTGCGACCAAATTCTGGATAAAGTAATTGCTGTTCACGGTAACGTAGAATCTGAATAACCTCTGCTTTTCCTACAATGTTCCAGTCCTGACTTTTATAGAGGCGATTTTCTCTTTCATACCCAGAACTTCGTTCGTTGGTAAGCGGTATATCTACAATGTCTAATAGGTTAATTTGCTCCGATGGTATCGTACTGTCATTCGTAGGAATTCGTCCATCATCTAACTCGGATACAGGGCGCACCCATTCACCAGAATCAACAGTAATGCCAGCAATACATCGCCCTTGATGTTTATAGGAATTCGCCAAACAAATGACCCGCCGCATAACCACTCCTAAAGATGAATGATTTGGAGATTATTTAACCGAGATTGCAGATATTCTGCCGCTAAACGCCGATGGCAGTAATGGGGTTTATCTTCGCTACACAAAAAGCAAGCCTGGTCTAAATCTTCTGGTTTTAACAAGGATTCTATCTGCCGTTTTTGAATCAGTTCTAAATAGGCTTTTTCGTACTCATTCCAAGAAATTTTTTTCTTTTTATATCCATCTAAAACATCTTGGGTTGGAGCCAATGGTAAACAATGTTCATATCTGATTTGCCCAATTTTATCTAGGAAATACTCCAGGTCAGATTGTTTAGCAAACCCTGATAATTGGGAGGTATTATTTAACCGAGTATCAATTAGTTTTTTCACCCCAGCTTGTTTTAATCCCTCAAAAAATTGAGCGGCAGATTTACGGGTGAATCCAATCGTAAATAATTTAATCATCGTGGTTCTCACCTTGTTCTTTTTCTACATAAGCAATCTTTAACCCTTGGCGGCGGTAGGCTTCCTTTAATCGTTCTTCTTGGGTTAATTTGGGCGTGGGATCATCCGCAAATAAAGAAAGTTGGTCTCCCAATTTTTCCTCCTGTAAGTGGTGTAGTTTTAACATTCGTTCCTCTAAATCCTCGTGATATTCTAAAGAACCATCATGGAGAATATGACCGATTTCTAAGTTAAAGGGCATTAAATGTTGACAAACTAAAATCGCCCGATGGCAGGTGATCGGGTCTTTTTCGGCACACATTAGCGCAATCCGATGGCTTTGCACCCCTTTCAAAATCCGTTTAATTCCCTGGGAAAATTCTGGGGTAGCGGCGATATGTTCATATAGGGCTTTTCCATCCACATAGCAACTGGGATTTTCAGGACGGGCACCTAGTTCTTTCCCCAAAAATACATAACGAATTTCCGCTTGGGGTAAATGTTTTTCTAAAACTTGGCGATTAAATTGCGGCAACCGTCGGCTGTAGGGCATGGAACGCACATCCGCCAAAGCCGTTACATTATGTTGTTGAAGCAGGGCAATAAAATTCTCCAGCGAATGATGAGAATGCCCAATGGTAAACAACGGTTGCATGACCCGTTAAGAATTAATTAAATTCATACCAACTAATAACTCTAGTATAGGGTTACTCCAGACCGTCCTGGGACAAAAATGCCCGGTCCATCGGCAGGGGCGCAATTGGTTCATTCAAGGTAAATTCCCCCCGCTCAATCCAGGATTTGAGAATTTCCGCCACCTCCAGAGACCAGGAAATGCTGGCGAGGGGGGCAGTACGGACTTGTGTCCCGTTAATCGTAATTCGCCCGGACTTGAGTTGGGCATAACTCACCAGTCCAAAGCTGGGACGCACTCGGCGGGGAATGGCAAAATCCATCACCGGCACGACAATATCCTCATCCTGTACTGCACAAGCGACAATCACCTGCTCATCCAGAACCGGGAAGGGTACCCCCACCCCCAGGTACAGCGAGGAACCGTAATGTTTGAAAAAACAGCCCCGCACCCACCGGGATTGCATCTGCTGGGCATCCCCAATCAGTGCCACCGTCGCCGCTGGTCCAATGGGCACCCGATTCGGGAGCCGTTTTTGCAAAGGGAAATGTTGCGTCCCTTCCCAGGCGATGTACCCCACCCCGCCCCCCAGAAATACCTTGGTGCCAATCCCCACACACCGCAAGTCCGGGTCGTTCAACAGGGGAGAAAGGGCACCCGTGCAGGCATACACTGCATTCCCCAATTGCGGCAGGAGGGGTCCCAGATAGGTGTAAAGCGTCCGGTCTCCCCCATTCACCCCCACGATAAAATTTTGGTACAAATTACGGGGATTGTACAGATAAAATTGGTTGATCGTATCTTTGCTAATCCGGGTTTCTAAGGTTGGGCGGGGATAACAATCTGTACTTTGCCCCACCGCCTTGAGGGCAACCGTGTTCCCGGCAATCAAATCGGCAATCACATGACCGCCCCCCCGCTCCGCTCCCTCGTCTTCTCCCAGTTGGGACGCCCCAATCACCACATCCACCGCCCCAAACCCGGTGTAGCACGGTACCCCATCCAACCAACATTGGCGCAGTTTAATCGGCGGGTCCGTCTGCCCCAGATTCAGCACCGCCCCGGAAGCCTCCATCGGCTCGAAGGTTCCCGTAGTAATCACATCCACGGTACGGGCACAGCGGGCGACCCCCCATTCCTTGACCCGGGCTTTGAGTTCTGCCGCCGTCCACACCACCGCTTGTTTCGCCTGGATTTTGGCGTTGATCTCTGCCCAGGTACGCAGGGTCATCGTTAGGAATAATGGGGATTATTCGGTGGCAGGTGCCAACTCCGTACTGCCCTTTTGCCGTCCCCTGACGATGGAGTTGTAGAGCATAATTCCGATGGCTTTGACCAGATTTCCCTCTAGTTCCTGGAACATTTTCATATTCAAGCCAAAGGCGGCGTTGGCTTCCTCCACAATCGCTTGAACCGTGCCCGCATCCACAGGCAGGGTATCCAAAATCTGGCGGTACTGGGCTTTGAAGGCTTTTTCGTCGGGAATTTGCTCAAAGTGGTAAAAAGCCACCCCTTCGTCCCCCAAATTCATGGCGTTTTGGGCAATTTTTTTGAGAATTTGTCCGCCCGATAAATCCCCCAAGTAGCGGGTGTAGGCGTGCGCCACCAACAATTCCGGCTGGGTGCGTGCCAATTCCTCAATGCGATGCACATAGGTCTGACCGGCTGGGGAAAGCCGAATTTCCTCCCGCCATTGGGCACCGTAGTAAAAGGCTAAATCCCGCTCCAGAGCCGGTTGACGCACCAATTCGGGGAAATACAATGGACCAACAACCGGATGTTCCCGGTGCTGTGCCATCGCCGCTTCCAACGCCCCATAGACGAAATAGAAATTCGCCACCAATTTGCGGTAGGACTGCTTTTCGACCACCCCTTTGAGGAAACAGCGGACAAAACCGACGTTTTCCGCCATCGTGTGGGCTTTTTTGGTGCCTTCCCGTAGTGCTAATGCCAATTGACTACTCATGTTAAGAATCCGTTATGATAATGTGAACAGGAACCAAAGCGTGGATACGTGCCTTCGTTCTCCCCCATTAATTAAAAATAAAGCCTGGACTCCCCCAATACTATTAAAAATCGTTAAGCATTATGACGCACACCATTCTGCAACTGGGGCATCCCACCCTCCACCACCCAGCGTCACCCGTTGAGCATTTCGCTGACCCTACCGTCCAGCAACTGATGGGGGATTTGGTGCGGGTATGTCAGGAAGCAAATGGCGTGGGCTTGGCGGCTCCCCAGGTGGGTGTGTCATTACAAATGCTGGTAGTGGCTTCCCGTCCCAATCCCCGTTATCCCCATGCACCCCTGATGCAACCCCTGGTGATGGTCAACCCGGAACTGGTGGCAATGGCTGGGGAACCCATCTGGGACTGGGAAGGATGCCTGAGTGTGCCCAACCAACGGGGGTTAGTCGCCCGGTCGCCCTGGGTGCGGGTGCGGTTTGTGAATGACCAGGGGGAGGTAGTGACCCAAGAGTTTGAGGATTTTGTGGCACGGATTGTCCAACATGAGTACGACCATCTCCAGGGAACCTTGTTCGTCGAACGGCAACCGCAACGATTGCTCACGGAAGCGGCGTACCGGACGGAAATCTTGGGTCAATGTATGGGCAATTGCTCCCCATGATCCCAAAGAATTTCTGTGGTTTGGGTAGGGCAGGGATTTCCTATGCCATATTGAGCTTTAATCTATGCAAATTCGCAATTTATGAACACCGCCTTAATCTCCGCCCTATTTGTGTTTGTACTGGCTTCCTTTGCCGGATTTGAGGTGATTAATAAAGTACCCCCGACCTTGCACACACCGTTAATGTCCGGTTCCAATGCCATTTCGGGGATTGCAGTAGTGGGAGCCATTTTGCTGGCTGGAACTGCCCAGGATACCTTGAGTGAAATTCTGGGAATTACGGCGATTGCCCTGGCGATGGTGAATGTGGTGGGTGGTTTTTTGGTCACTGACCGAATGTTGCAAATGTTCAAAAAATAGTTACTTAATAATAATTCCTTAAAAAAACTGTTCTACCCCTACGGATTTAGGAGCCAAACCCGATGAATTTAGCGAACCTTCTCCCCACCGGCATTGAACTCACCTATTTGGTTGCCATTTCCCTATTTATCATTGGCATTAAAAAATTGGGTTCCCCCGCTACGGCTCGGATGGGCAATGTCTGGGCGGCGGTGGGGATGTTGCTGGCTGTGGTGGCAACGTTATTACAACAACAGGTCTTGAATTACGGTCAAGTTCTCCTGGGTTTGGTGATTGGCTCGGTGGTGGGGGCGTGGATGGCGTACCGGGTGGAAATGACCGCCATGCCCCAGATGGTGGGTTTGTTGAATGGTTTGGGGGGGGCGGCTTCGGTGTTGATCGCCGGGGGAGAATTTTGGCGCAGTACCTTGTCCGGTATGCCCTTGGCAACATCGGCTTTAATTTCCACCCTGTTGGGGGTGTTGATTGGGGGCGTGACGTTTACGGGGAGTTTGCTCGCCTTTGGGAAATTGCAGGGCTGGGTGACGGGGAATCCGGTAATTTTGCCCCTGCAACGCTGGCTGACGGCGGGCTTGGCGGCGGGTACCCTGGCGGCGAGTGGGGTTTTACTGCTTTCCCCCCTGAATCTACCGGCTTTTGCGGCGGTATTGGTTCTCTCACTCATCTTTGGCGTGCTGTTTGTCCTGCCGATTGGGGGGGCGGATATGCCGGTGGTGATTTCCCTGTTGAACTCGTTTTCGGGTTTGGCGGCGGCGGCGACCGGGTTTATCCTGCTGAACGATGCCCTGGTGGTGTCCGGGGCGTTGGTGGGGGCATCCGGGCTGATTTTGACCCAGATCATGTGTAAGGCGATGAACCGTTCCCTGAGTAATGTCCTATTTGGGGCATTCACGGCGACCCAGGGGGGTACTGCTGGGGCGGGGGCAACGGTGGCGGGGACGATTCGGCGCACGGACGAGGAGGAAACGGCGATGATGCTTGCCTATGCCCGGTCGGTGGTGATTGTGCCGGGGTATGGGATGGCGGTGGCGCAGGCGCAACACACTCTGCGGGAATTGGCGGATGCCCTGGAACAGCGGGGGGTGTCGGTCAAGTATGCGATTCATCCGGTGGCGGGGCGGATGCCGGGGCACATGAATGTCCTGTTGGCGGAGGCGAACGTGCCCTACACCCAGTTGTACGACATGGAGGCGATCAACCCGGAATTTGAGCGTACGGATGTGGCGTTGGTGGTGGGTGCCAATGATGTGGTAAATCCGGCGGCACGCCATGATAAAAATAGTCCCATTTACGGAATGCCGATCTTAGAAGTGGATAAAGCCCAACGGACGGTGGTGATCAAACGGGGCATGAGCCGGGGTTATGCGGGGGTAGAAAATGAATTGTTCTACAAAGAACGCACCGCCATGTTATTTGGAAGTGCCCGGGAAGTGATTGCCCAATTGCTCAATGAGGTCAGACAGTTGGGATAATCCCTGATTAGGACACTTCTAAAAATAGGTCGCAGGGGCATTAAAATTGCTTCTTAGAGATTAACCTAGAGCATAGGGATTCGATAGAACCAAGTGCGGGGGCGGTGTCCCTGAAACCCCTGTTTTCGTAGGATTAGCGTAGCCATACTCAATTACCGTTGTTATACAATAGCTTTAAGAAATTTGGCATCTTAGCATAACCTAGATACGATAGGGCTAGTTCAATCCAAACTCCCAGGGGCTATTTATGGTTCAAATGCCGATCAAACCCCAACTTCTGTATCCTGATTCGGATGGTCAACCGATGGCTGACAATACGGTGCAATATCGTTGGATTGTCCGTCTAGTTGCCAATCTCAAGCATCTTTTTAAGGGGCAACCTGCTTTTGTGGCAGGGAATTTGCTCTGGTATCCGCAACCAGTGGTAATGCCACCTGTTCCTGTCCAAGCTCCCGATGTAATGGTGGTTTTAGGGCGGCCTGAGGGTGATCGCGGTAGCTATAAGCAGTGGGAAGAAGACAATATTGCTCCCCAGGTTGTATTTGAGATTTTGTCGCCGAGCAACAGTGCCAGAGAAATGCTGAATAAGCAGTTATTTTATCGAGAGCATGGGGTTTTAGAGATGTTTTTTTATGACCCGGAATCCTATGATTTTTGGGGAATGGTTCGACCTGATTTAGACCACGATTTTGCACCGATTACGGCATTGAATTTTCCCTGGACTTCGCCGACGCTAGGGGTTCGGTTTGAAATGTTTGATGATGGGCTGGCGGTCTTTCATCCCAATGGGGAGCCGTTTCAAGACCCGGATGCGATTTTTGAGGAACGGGATCAGGCACGGCAAGAACGAGATCGCGCCTTTGCCAAGTTGAGGGAACTGGGAATTGACCCAGCACAATTATGAGGCGTTGCAGATATGAATTGAAGTTTATGGTTAATTTAACCCTAGGATGGGAGCGAGGTTGTTCCTGTACTGGTTTTGCGATTGTTATACCCATATTCAGCAACACCTGTTTATCAATCCTGTCATAGGGTTCACCCTGGGGTAATGGCTGGAGCGGGAATAGACCGCCTTGCAAGAATCGCACCAGAAAATGACACAATAATTAGACGAGTTCATTCCCCGGCCCCATGCTCAAAAAATGGGTTAATTACCTGCGCCAACCTGACCAGCCCTACCTGGTAGCCGCTGTTTTTTTCGTGGTGATTTTCAGCCTTTTACTCCTGCGTTACGGCACATTTTTTGCCACCTACGACCAGGGCATTTTTAACCAACTGTACTGGAATAGTCTGCACGGACGTTTTTTTGAAAGTTCCCTTTCGTCTGGGTTATCCGTTGCCGTGCGTTTGGATGGGGATGTTGCCAGTGTGTTTTATCACCGCCTGGGTCAGCATTTCACCCCTGCCCTGATGCTTTGGCTCCCGGTCTATGCCCTGGCTCCCTCACCGGTTACATTAATTTTACTGCAATCGTTATTACTTACTGTTGGGGGAATGGTTCTCTATTTTTTAGCCCGTCATTGGCTGGAAGCCCCCTTAGCTTGGTGGATCAGCACCGGTTATTACACAGCGGGGGCGGTGATTGGACCAGCCTTGGGCAATTTCCATGATGCGGTGCAATTACCCCTATTTTTATTTGCCGCTATCTTAAGTTTAGAACGCCGGTGTTGGTGGCTGTTTTGGGCGCTGATTTTACTTACATTAATGATTCGTGAAGATACGGGAATTGTGGTGTTTGGGTTGGGGGTTTATTGGTTACTTAGCCGCCGATTTCCCTGGGTGGGTTTAACTGTTTGTTGTGTGAGTTTTTTGTATGTGGTATTGGTGACCAATGTTTGGATGCCAGCCTTTTCCGAAGATTTAAGCCGCCGCTTTTTGCCGGGATATTTTGGGCAGGTAACGGGTGATGAAGCCGAAGCGACCAATACCCTGGAAATCCTCAAAGGTATCTTGACCAATCCGATGCAACTCCTGCTCATTTTGGGTCGCCGTCCCCTACGCATTGTACTATATTTGTTAGGACAATGGTTGCCCTTAGCCTTGGTTCCTGCCGTTGCTTGGCCCGCCTGGGTGATGGTGATCTTTCCCCTGGGGCAGAGAATCTTACAAAATTCCCACATTGCCCTGCTGTTGAATGTACGTTATGCAATTAACTTGGTACCTGCACTTTTTTATGGCGCAATTCTGTGGTGGGCACAGCATCGGGAGTGGTTTCAGCGGCGATGGCAGACATTTTGGGGCTGGTGTATGGGGGTTTCAGTGGTGCTGATCATTCTCGCTAATCCCAACAATAGCTTCTCCTGGGTACTGCCAGATTCTGTACAGCCGTGGGTTTGGGTTCCCCTGCATCAACGCTGGCACCATCGGGGAGAAATTCAGCAACTACTGACGCAAATTCCCGCACAGTCAACCGTAGCCGCTACGAACCAATTGATTCCTCCCCTATCCAATCGGCGGGGCATTCTGCGGTTCCCCCAGTACCAACTACGTCTGGACAACAACCAAGTACAATCGGTGGACTATATCATTACGGATTTGTGGTATTGGCGGCGATTTAGTCTGCCTTGGAAAAATGCCTGGGATATTCGGGAATTGCACCAACGGATCACCCAGGGAGAATATGGGATCATTGGTCTGCGGGATGAGGTCGTTTTACTGCAAAAAGGGGCGGTTACATCCCCAGAATTGCAACAACAATGGCAGACTTTGTACCAAGAATTGCTGTCCCTGTGGCAACCATGACCCCCCGCCCCCGCAAATCCCTGGCACAATACTGGCTTAAACGGGAAGATATTCTGCAAAAAATTATAGAGGCGGCTGAACTAAAAACCACCGACAGTGTTTTAGAAATTGGCCCAGGGGCTGGCAATTTAACCCGCTATTTACTGCCCCAAGTACAGGGATTGTTGGCGGTAGAATTAGACCAGGAATTGATCCCATTTTTGCACAAAAAGTATGGGCATCATCCCCATTTTTGGTTAATTCAAAAGGATATTTTAACCTTAGATTTACCAGCGGAATTACGCCAAAATCCCCCATTTCCACCGCCCAATAAAGTCGTTGCCAACATTCCCTACCACATCACTGGCCCGCTGTTGCATTATCTGCTGGGTTCTCCGAGCCGTCCCTGGCCTTCGCCCTTTGAGCGGGTGGTATTGCTGGTGCAAAAAGAAGTTGCCCAACGGTTGACCGCCCAGCCTGGAAGTAAAATTTTTGGGGCATTGTCAGTACGAATACAGTATATTGCCCACTGTGCTTGGGTGTGTGATGTGCCTGCTAGTGCGTTTTATCCCCGCCCGCAAGTGGATTCAGCCGTTATTTGTTTAACCCCTCGGAGTTCTGACCCGATTGTGCGGGAACCCCAACGGTTTGAGCGGTGGGTACAACAGGGGTTTAGCCAGCGGCGCAAAATGTTGCGGAATACCTTGCCGGTGGCGCCAGAGATTTTAACCCCCCTGCTGGCCCAGTTAGGCTATCCCGAAACCGTCCGTGCCGAAGCCATCACCGCCCCAGATTGGGTACGTTTATGTAATTATTTAAGCGAACAATTGCCGGATAAACCGTAAATCAACGATTCCAAAATGCAGACTAAACGCTAATTTCAAGTTTTCTAATACTTTAATCAGCCAGCGCACCTGCCCCTGGGCTTGGTCGGCATAGCGGTTGAATAATAAACAGATCAGCCGTTCCAAATAGCCCTTGACTTTTTTGCAGATTAAAACAATTTTTAATAAAAGTCCTACCATTTTGGTTGGCCCC comes from Synechococcus sp. C9 and encodes:
- the def gene encoding peptide deformylase, with amino-acid sequence MTHTILQLGHPTLHHPASPVEHFADPTVQQLMGDLVRVCQEANGVGLAAPQVGVSLQMLVVASRPNPRYPHAPLMQPLVMVNPELVAMAGEPIWDWEGCLSVPNQRGLVARSPWVRVRFVNDQGEVVTQEFEDFVARIVQHEYDHLQGTLFVERQPQRLLTEAAYRTEILGQCMGNCSP
- a CDS encoding heme oxygenase (biliverdin-producing), which codes for MSSQLALALREGTKKAHTMAENVGFVRCFLKGVVEKQSYRKLVANFYFVYGALEAAMAQHREHPVVGPLYFPELVRQPALERDLAFYYGAQWREEIRLSPAGQTYVHRIEELARTQPELLVAHAYTRYLGDLSGGQILKKIAQNAMNLGDEGVAFYHFEQIPDEKAFKAQYRQILDTLPVDAGTVQAIVEEANAAFGLNMKMFQELEGNLVKAIGIMLYNSIVRGRQKGSTELAPATE
- a CDS encoding NAD(P)(+) transhydrogenase (Re/Si-specific) subunit beta, whose product is MNLANLLPTGIELTYLVAISLFIIGIKKLGSPATARMGNVWAAVGMLLAVVATLLQQQVLNYGQVLLGLVIGSVVGAWMAYRVEMTAMPQMVGLLNGLGGAASVLIAGGEFWRSTLSGMPLATSALISTLLGVLIGGVTFTGSLLAFGKLQGWVTGNPVILPLQRWLTAGLAAGTLAASGVLLLSPLNLPAFAAVLVLSLIFGVLFVLPIGGADMPVVISLLNSFSGLAAAATGFILLNDALVVSGALVGASGLILTQIMCKAMNRSLSNVLFGAFTATQGGTAGAGATVAGTIRRTDEEETAMMLAYARSVVIVPGYGMAVAQAQHTLRELADALEQRGVSVKYAIHPVAGRMPGHMNVLLAEANVPYTQLYDMEAINPEFERTDVALVVGANDVVNPAARHDKNSPIYGMPILEVDKAQRTVVIKRGMSRGYAGVENELFYKERTAMLFGSAREVIAQLLNEVRQLG
- a CDS encoding DUF488 domain-containing protein: MIKLFTIGFTRKSAAQFFEGLKQAGVKKLIDTRLNNTSQLSGFAKQSDLEYFLDKIGQIRYEHCLPLAPTQDVLDGYKKKKISWNEYEKAYLELIQKRQIESLLKPEDLDQACFLCSEDKPHYCHRRLAAEYLQSRLNNLQIIHL
- a CDS encoding Uma2 family endonuclease, which produces MVQMPIKPQLLYPDSDGQPMADNTVQYRWIVRLVANLKHLFKGQPAFVAGNLLWYPQPVVMPPVPVQAPDVMVVLGRPEGDRGSYKQWEEDNIAPQVVFEILSPSNSAREMLNKQLFYREHGVLEMFFYDPESYDFWGMVRPDLDHDFAPITALNFPWTSPTLGVRFEMFDDGLAVFHPNGEPFQDPDAIFEERDQARQERDRAFAKLRELGIDPAQL
- the rsmA gene encoding 16S rRNA (adenine(1518)-N(6)/adenine(1519)-N(6))-dimethyltransferase RsmA, which translates into the protein MTPRPRKSLAQYWLKREDILQKIIEAAELKTTDSVLEIGPGAGNLTRYLLPQVQGLLAVELDQELIPFLHKKYGHHPHFWLIQKDILTLDLPAELRQNPPFPPPNKVVANIPYHITGPLLHYLLGSPSRPWPSPFERVVLLVQKEVAQRLTAQPGSKIFGALSVRIQYIAHCAWVCDVPASAFYPRPQVDSAVICLTPRSSDPIVREPQRFERWVQQGFSQRRKMLRNTLPVAPEILTPLLAQLGYPETVRAEAITAPDWVRLCNYLSEQLPDKP
- a CDS encoding DUF2079 domain-containing protein, with the translated sequence MLKKWVNYLRQPDQPYLVAAVFFVVIFSLLLLRYGTFFATYDQGIFNQLYWNSLHGRFFESSLSSGLSVAVRLDGDVASVFYHRLGQHFTPALMLWLPVYALAPSPVTLILLQSLLLTVGGMVLYFLARHWLEAPLAWWISTGYYTAGAVIGPALGNFHDAVQLPLFLFAAILSLERRCWWLFWALILLTLMIREDTGIVVFGLGVYWLLSRRFPWVGLTVCCVSFLYVVLVTNVWMPAFSEDLSRRFLPGYFGQVTGDEAEATNTLEILKGILTNPMQLLLILGRRPLRIVLYLLGQWLPLALVPAVAWPAWVMVIFPLGQRILQNSHIALLLNVRYAINLVPALFYGAILWWAQHREWFQRRWQTFWGWCMGVSVVLIILANPNNSFSWVLPDSVQPWVWVPLHQRWHHRGEIQQLLTQIPAQSTVAATNQLIPPLSNRRGILRFPQYQLRLDNNQVQSVDYIITDLWYWRRFSLPWKNAWDIRELHQRITQGEYGIIGLRDEVVLLQKGAVTSPELQQQWQTLYQELLSLWQP
- a CDS encoding DUF760 domain-containing protein, with translation MLGANELETNHLWEYVQSLSPEVVEQLSLPTSPEARQVMERNILGLLGHLPAEHFRVQITVDREHLGRLLASAMVSGYFLRNVEQRYALDNYYRSLQDSNPS
- a CDS encoding NAD(P) transhydrogenase subunit alpha, with the protein product MNTALISALFVFVLASFAGFEVINKVPPTLHTPLMSGSNAISGIAVVGAILLAGTAQDTLSEILGITAIALAMVNVVGGFLVTDRMLQMFKK
- a CDS encoding DUF488 domain-containing protein; this encodes MQPLFTIGHSHHSLENFIALLQQHNVTALADVRSMPYSRRLPQFNRQVLEKHLPQAEIRYVFLGKELGARPENPSCYVDGKALYEHIAATPEFSQGIKRILKGVQSHRIALMCAEKDPITCHRAILVCQHLMPFNLEIGHILHDGSLEYHEDLEERMLKLHHLQEEKLGDQLSLFADDPTPKLTQEERLKEAYRRQGLKIAYVEKEQGENHDD
- a CDS encoding homocysteine biosynthesis protein — protein: MRTWAEINAKIQAKQAVVWTAAELKARVKEWGVARCARTVDVITTGTFEPMEASGAVLNLGQTDPPIKLRQCWLDGVPCYTGFGAVDVVIGASQLGEDEGAERGGGHVIADLIAGNTVALKAVGQSTDCYPRPTLETRISKDTINQFYLYNPRNLYQNFIVGVNGGDRTLYTYLGPLLPQLGNAVYACTGALSPLLNDPDLRCVGIGTKVFLGGGVGYIAWEGTQHFPLQKRLPNRVPIGPAATVALIGDAQQMQSRWVRGCFFKHYGSSLYLGVGVPFPVLDEQVIVACAVQDEDIVVPVMDFAIPRRVRPSFGLVSYAQLKSGRITINGTQVRTAPLASISWSLEVAEILKSWIERGEFTLNEPIAPLPMDRAFLSQDGLE